TTAGGTGAAAAAATGCAGGCCGTCATTTTAGCAGCAGGAGAAGGAAAACGGGTGCGCCCGCTCACGAGGAGCCGACCCAAAGCGATGATCCCGGTAGCAAACCGGCCGATCATCGAGTATGTGATTGAAGCCCTATTGAAAAATGGTATACGCGACATTGTCGTCGTTGTCGGGTACAGAAAAGAGCAGGTAACCCGTTTTTTGAATACACTTGATATACCCATAGAAGTAGTGGTTCAGACCAAGCAGCTGGGCACTGCACACGCCCTGTTATGTGCGGAGTCAAAAATTGTTGGGGATTTTCTCGTCCTGCCGGGGGATAATTACATAGACCCCCAATCAATTGCACATATCAAAGATATTCCCAATGCAATGCTGGTAAAAGAACATCCCAGTCCTTCAAATTTCGGGGTTGTAATGCTGGAAGACGGCTGTGTGACCCAGATTATTGAGAAGCCCGAACATGCCCCCAGCTTCATGGTCAGTACCGGCATTTATTCCCTGAAAAAGGAATTCTTCTCCAAAATTCATGGAAATGACATCACTGACGCGATCTCCCTGATGATAGATGAGGGGGAGCAGGTTCGGGCAATCCCCGCTGATGACTGGCAGGATGCAATCTTTGCATGGGATCTCCTCAAGATGAACCGTCGCCTTTTAAGCACACTTCCTCCCGCACGGGAGGGGGCGGCAAGCAGGCAGACCATCATTCAGGGGGCTGTAAGGATAGGGAAGGGGACATCAATAGGTCCCAATACCCTCATCACCGGGCCGGTTTTTATTGGAAACGATTGCACCATAGGTCCGAACTGTTGCATACAGCCCAACACAAGCATCGGCTCGCGGGTCACCATCGAACCATTCACCTCCATAGGTAACACCCTGATCATGGACGATTCCATGATTGGATCTCATTCCCTGATCAAAGATACTGTACTTGGGGAGCGGTGTACTCTTGCAGATCATACCTCTGCAAGTCCGGCAAGTGGTCTTCTGGAGATTGAAGGTTGCGTGACCCGATCGGAATTCGGAGCAATCTTTGGAGATAACGTGAAAAGCGGATCGTTCTCCCTCTATCATAACTCCATTATCGGAAATAATGTAACTATTGAGGAACAGGGCTGTCTGAAATCCCGGAATATCCCGGACGGCTCTACGGTGATGTAACGTGTGTGGTATTGTCGGATATGTGGGCAGGAGAGAGGCTGCACCCCTGATCGTTGAGGGATTGAAAAAACTCGAGTACAGGGGTTATGACTCATTTGGTGTTGCAACGATCGGAAAGTGCCTTGAATTCGATAAACACAAGGGAAGAATTTCGGAAAATGCCCAATCATCTCTACGGTTAAAAGGAAAGATCGGCATCGGCCACACACGTTGGGCAACCCATGGTATTCCTAATGACGCAAACGCCCATCCGCATATGGATTGCTCAGGTACCATTGCCCTTGTCCACAATGGCATAATTGAAAATTATTCAGAGTTAAAAAAACAACTCAAAGCCCGGGGGCATACGTTTCGTTCGGATACGGATACAGAAGTTGTCGTTCACCTCATAGAGGAGGAATATGGAAAGAAAAAGGATCTCCTTCTTGCAGTGAAGACAGTTGTCCCGAAACTTGAAGGATCCTATGCCCTTCTTGTCATCGCTGATAATGAAGAACAGATGATCGTCGCAAGAAACGCAAGTCCGCTGGTTATTGGAATTGGAGACGGTGAGACTTTTGCTGCATCGGATATGACACCCATACTCGAACATACCGAACGTGCCATATTCCTTGAAGACGGGGATATTGCCACCATCCGCGGGGATAAGATTGCGATATACAACCGGGGAACACGGGTAAAGCGCCCCCTGGAGCTTATTGACTGGTCACTTGAGGATGTAAAAAAAGGCGGGTTTGCACATTATATGCTCAAAGAGATCTACGAACAGCCTCAGGCATTCTATAATACCATCCGTGCCGTAAATTCTGAAACACTTCCGGGATTTGTCCATCATCCCACCTCAATCACCGTTGTAGCCTGTGGCTCCTCATATCATACCGGGCTCATTTTTAAATATCTCCTTGAGGAGTCCTGCAGGGTTCCCGTCCGGCTTGAATTCGCATCGGAATTCAAATATTATCCGCCCCCGGTTGAAGGACTGGTTATTGGTATCACCCAGTCCGGTGAGACAGCTGATACACTCACAGCACTTAAACAGGCAAAAGCACACAACTGCAGGACACTTGCAATAACCAATATATTAGGAAGCAGTGTGAGCCGTATAGCGGATGCAACAATATTCATGCGGGCAGGACCTGAGATCAGCGTAGCTGCAACGAAATCATTTATCGCCCAGCTTGCTGTTCTGATGCAGATCGTCAACAATATCTCCGATAGAAAATGCAATGACATGCTCCTTCATGCCCACCAGGCGATTGAGGAGATCCTGCTGATAGATCTTGCCGAAGCCGTCGCCATCTGCACAGCTGCAAAAGACATCTTTTATGTCGGTCGCGGCCCGTTCTATGCTGTAGCACTCGAAGGGGCGCTAAAGATGAAAGAGATCTCATATATCCATGCCGAGGGATATGCAGCAGGAGAACTCAAACACGGTCCTTTTGCTCTTCTTTCATCCGAAACACCGGTCATTGCACTCTGCATACCGGGGGACACGTATGCGGTTATGGTTTCCAATATCAAAGAGATGAAAGCACGCGGTGCGCCAGTCATTGCCATTGGAAGCGAAGGGGATAGTGAACTGCCCGATATCGTCGATATTTTCATTCCGATTCCCCGCACTACTCCTTATGTGCAGGTGCTCACCAGTCTTGTGGTTCTCCAGCTTCTCGCGTATTATACGGCAGTTGCATTGGGACGGGATGTCGACAAACCCAGAAATCTTGCAAAGAGCGTGACCGTTGAATGATTGAGTATGGCACAAATGTCATTGGCCCCGATGCCCAGATATTCGAACCGGTAACCCTTGGTTTTCCCTCACGGGACAAGATGCAAAAAACCGGTTTTACCGGGACTACAATCGGGAAAAATTCAGTGATCCGCTCAGGTACCATCCTCTATTGCGATGTGGTTATTGGGGATTTTTTTCAGACAGGGCATAATGTTGTGATCCGCGAAGAGACCCGCATAGGTGATCGGGTTTCCATTGGTACAGCAACGGTGATAGATGGCAACACCACCATAGGAAACGATGTTAATCTCCAGAGCCGGGTATACATACCCACCAATACCCGGATAGGAAATCATGTTTTTATCGGTCCGAACGCTATTCTCACCAACGATCGTTATCCACCTACACGCATCGGCGGGCTTGAGGGTCCAGTAATACATGATCGTGCCGCAATCGGAGCGAATGCAACCTTATTACCCGGAGTATGCATCGGAAAGGGTGCACTTGTTGCAGCAGGTGCTGTCGTGACCCGTGATGTCCCCGATCATATGATGGCGATTGGTACTCCGGCAAAGGTCAGGGAATTACCTAAGAAAATAAGACCTGATACCGGGTAAATTGTACAACCAGCAAATCACAGCACAAAGCAAATCACAGCCAAAAAAACTACCGGATACCTCATGAAGATTCTTCTTGTATCAACACAGGATTATATCCACCACCCCATACCTTCACGGCACCACTACATATTCGAAGAGCTGGCCCTCCACCACGAGGTACACGTTGCCCACTTCCATGTCAGCAGGGGAGAAACTCGTCCTACCCGCCTTATCGTAGAAGAGGCGACACAGTTCCCCCTGACCAGTCCTCTTTTACATTATACGTTCAATACTCCGTATCATTTCCACATATTCAACAAAATTATCCGGGAACAGCGTATTGATGTCGTAGTTGCTGCTCATGTGCTTGCCGGCACAGCAGTAATCCATGCAGCAAAAAAATATGATGTTCCGGTCGTATTTGACCTCAAGGACTGGTTCCCGGACTCTGCTGCTGCATATTTTAAAGCCAGATTTATGCAGGAAGCGGTCAGAAGAAGTGTCTGGGCAATCACAAAAAGAAACCTGTCAAACAGTGATAAAATAACAACGGTTTCACCTTCGCTTGTCGAAAAACTCAAAGGATTTGGCTTTTCTGCAGATCTTGTCACAAATGGTGTGGACACAGAAATTTTCAAACCTATGACGGGAGACAAAAAACGAGAAGAACTGGGATTTGGTTCCGATGATTTTATTATCGGTTTTTGTGGGAGTGTGGAACGATGGTATGCCATTGATGAGATGATCAGGGCCCTTCCGGAATTGATCCGTTATCGTCCATCCACAAAAATGCTGGTTGTGGGGAGTTCGCTGTTCACCAGTTACGAGACAGAACTAAAGAAACTTGTCGGGGATCTCGGCATTTCAGAACATGTGGTTTTTACCGGGACCAAACCCTATCACGAACTCCCGAATTATATCGCCTGCATGGATGTCTGCACCATCCCCCTTTCACCCCCCCAATGGGGAGATATTGCACTTCCCAACAAATTCTTTGAATATTCAGCCTGTGGAAAACCTATCCTGATGCGGCCAATTCCCGATGTGTCCCGCATCGGGGGACCTAATTTGTCAGTCTACCGGACGCAGGAAGAGTATATCGCAGAGATTAAGACCTTGATGGATAACCCGGTCAATTTTTCCATCAATCTCGAAAATTATAGTTGGAAAGAGAAATCACGACAGTTCGAGACGATTTTAAAGGCAATCCTCTGATACATTAATCCAAATTTATTAATGATTACAACTTTAAACCAAGTACCCACGAAAGGTTAGCCTTATGGTACAATTTAATTTAAAAAACGGCCGGACGTTTGTGATTATCGGCCTTGTAACCCTGTTCTCACTCTTCGCACTCTGGCTTCGTCTTATTCCTATGTTCATGATGGGGAATACAGATATCCTGATGATGGTCGGAAGTGATGACCCGCTCTATAACCTGCGTCAGGTTGAACAGATGCTTGCCAATAATCTCGCATATGCCTGGTTTGATCCCATGACCCTGTATCCCACGGGTTCGATGATCTACTGGGGGCCTCTCTTCCCCATGATCGTCGCCATAGGCTGCATGATTACGGGTGCAACAACGCGTCCGGAAATCATTGGAGTTGGCCTTGTGATTCCCGCTATCATGGCAGCAGCTATTGTAGCTATTATGTACTGGGTGGGCAAGACCTGCGGGGACTGGAAAACCGGTCTTTTGACATCTGGCTTTTCGGCCATTGTAACCGGACAGTATTTCTACCGTTCTTTATACGGCTATATGGATCACCATATCGCAGAAGTCCTCTTTTCCACCATATTCTGCCTGTTCTATATGTACGCTCTGCTTTCAGAGAAAGAGACAATAACTGATCTGAAAAATATTAACACTTACAAAAAATCAGTCATTTTCTCAGCTTTGGCAGGCATTGCTTACGTGCTTGGCCTCTTTGTGATGCCGACAATGATCCTCTTTGCGATGATTGCGGGAATATTTACCGTAATACAGTTCATCATCGATGTTCACAAAAACCGGACGAGTGAGTATCTTGTCATCATCAACTTCGTTGTATTCGCCATTGCATCACTGGGACTGATTTTATTTGGTTTCAAAGACCACGGCATAGGTCTTTCCACCTACTCAATCGGTCACATCATCGCATATATCGGCCTGATCGTTGGTACGGGTGTGCTCTACCTTATTGCCCGTTACTTAAAAGGAAAAGAATGGTATTTTTATCCCGCTGCACTGCTTGGATGTGGAATTGGTTTTGCCGTGGTACTGTTTATCGTAAGCCCTACCCTGTTTAACCTGCTTATCGGATCTTTCTTCGCGTTCTTCGGGCAGGTTGCAGTTACCAATACGGTTCAGGAAGCACGGGGTTGGGCATTGGATAATGCATGGATGACCTTTAATTACGGCCTCATTCTGATGATTGGCGGGATTCTGGTCATGGCATATAACAACCTGCGGAATGAGCATCCGGAACAGGTATTTGCACTTGTCTGGTCACTCACCATGCTGTTTTCTACCTGGCAGCATGTCAGGTACGAATATTACCTGGCCATAAACGTCGCCCTGCTCTCGGCAGTATGTGTAAGTTTTGTATGGATAAAAGGGCGGAGCGATATTTACCGGCTTGTATCCGGTTTCTCTTCGGATAAAGAGCCGGAAGAGCCAGCGGATGATATCTCCCCCCGAAGTAAAAAACTGAAAAAAACCGCAAAAAAGAGTATGGGGCACCCGCAATCTAATTTCCTGATGGTTGGATTGATTCTGATCATTGCTGGATTGGGTGTTTTATTTGCTTATACGTCAGTTTCATACAGTTATGCCAGTGCCGTAAGCATTCCGACCCAGATGAATCCTGACTGGCGTGAGTCCCTCGACTGGTTGGGGAACAACACACCAGATACCGGAGTAAATTATTACACAATCTTCGATCCAAAGACCTTCAAATACCCGGAAGGATCGTATGGTGTCATGTCCTGGTGGGACTATGGCCATATGATTACCTATATCTCTAAACGTATCCCGAACGCAAATCCATTCCAGCAGGGTGTGGCAGGAGATATGGGGTCTGCTGCCTATTTCATGTCAACATCAGAGGATAACGCAAATAGCATTCTTGATCATCTCGGTACCCGTTACGTAATTACCGATATTGAAATGGACACCGGAAAATTCTGGGCAATGTCAACATGGTATAACAGCTCGGTTGCCACCGCCCCCTACCAGATGACGCTGCTTGCACCCGGGCAGAATGATGCAAATAATTATGAACCCACACTATTGAACAAGGAGCCCTATTATCTTACAACGATATCCCGGCTCCACAATTTTGACGGCTCCATGACCCCCGCTTCAAATATTTACTATGTCGAATATGCTGATCCGGAGATTACCCGGGTCACGCTGCCGGTAATCACAAACGCAAAAGCAATGAATGCCTCTGAAGCAAAACGTCTTGCAGATGAATATAACCTCAAAGCACCTGCCGGGTATCATGCAGCAGCTCTCAGCCCTGCAATAACACTCCCGATAGATACAGTTCCGGCATTGCATCACTACCGTCTCGTCCATGAATCCCCCACCAATGTCTTCAATGCAAAAACGCCGGATGTGAAGTATGTGAAAGTCTTTGAATATGTCAAAGGAGCGCATATAAAGGGTGAGGGAATTATTGAAGTCCCCGTTATCTCCAACACCGGCAGGGAATACACCTACCGACAGGAAAGTATCAACGGTGAATTCATTGTACCCTACTCCACTTCAGGTAATCCATATGATGTCAGGACTACGGGGAAATACCGAGTCATCAGCAGCGGAAAGCAATATGATGTACCGGAATCTGCAGTAATGCAGGGATCCGTTATCCAGTAATCCCGTATTTTTTTTTCTCGTTTTAAAAAGCCAACCCTTTTTTAAAAGATTGGGAATAATAGTACCGAACAGAAATTATGGTCAGGTGTTCCGCGATTACCGGGGATATTTTCTCCCGGCATGAGATCAAAAACCATGATGAGAGCAGTGCCCGCCTGGATGCAGCATGTTCAGGTGTACCTGACGGGATTGCCATCATTGAACCGGGAATTGCACAAGAAGAAGATCTCCTCCGCGTCCATACCCGTTCACACGTCCACATGATCCGCGAGTTTTCCTCCCATGGGGGACAACATTTCATAGACCAGAACACCTATGTCAACGGAGAAACATTCGAAGTCGCTTCCTATGCAGCCGGTGCCACCATTGAGGCTGTGCACCGTTCAATCGAAGGCGAACACAGCTTTGCGCTTGTCCGCCCGCCGGGACACCACGCAGAACCGGACAGGGCGATGGGATTCTGTATTTTTAATAATGCGGCGATTGCAGCATCAGTAGCTCTTGACCGTGTTGACCGTGTCGCCATTATTGACTGGGACCTTCACCACGGCAATGGTACACAGAAGATATTTTATACCGATGACCGGGTGCTCTATTGTTCCATTCACCAGGGTAATATCTTCCCCCATACCGGCTGGGTAGACGAGATCGGTTCAGGGAAAGGCAAAGGATACACCATCAACGCTCCCCTGCGATCGGGATCCGGCATTGCAGATTACCGGTATGTCTTTGAGCGGGTGTTCGTCCCTGCACTTGAACGCTTCAGACCGGATGTAGTGATTATCTCTGCAGGTCAGGATTCACTGTCAGACGACCCAAAAAGCGGTATGTTATTATTTCCCGGGGATTTTGGTACGCTTACCCGGATTGTCCAGGATTCAACGGAACATCCACTCGCTCTTGTTCTTGAAGGGGGATATGGCCCTTCCCATGGGGAAGCAGTCTCCTCAATATTCTCTGCACTCAAAGGATCATCTGATACTCTCGATCCGGTGGGTGAACCCCATAGGACGACACTGGAAATTGTTGCTGCTCTTAGTAAACTGACAACCTGAAACGATGGTCAGGGCACAGAAAAATATTTTTATAGATGAGAAGTTAGTATTCTCCGGTATGTTATCTCAAGAGGTTGTCCAGGGTATGAGAGTGCGATATCCGAGGACGGGGACAACCGGCACCATTCTTCGAATCGAACACGTTCGGGGAGATGTATTTGCCGAGCTGGACAGTACCCATCTCCTGTACCGTATTGACCAGCTGATCCCGGCATCCGGTTCGGATAAAACCACATCAACCATCAGTGAAGACGCAAAAAAAGTCATTGAAAGGGAACGGGCATTTGCTGCGGGAAACGATATGACCGAGGCGTTAAAAAATATCGACCAGAGTTGTGAGGGCGGGGGTTAAGCGACTCCCCCCTCATTGAGATTTGCCTTTTTTAATCCTTTCTTTTTTTGACCTCTGGTTTTGTAATATTCCTGAATAATTTTTTGATCTGCGGGATTGTATTTATGTATCAGGCGCTCTATATGATGATCAGCTATGCGTCTATACTTTGTGGGATCTGAAATCACTTCGGTATCCCATGCGGCGCATAATTAAAGATTCATAATAAGATGGTCAGGTTGACAATCTTTTATAGAGTAAGGAGGTTCGATTTCATTTGCATGATGTGACAGTTCCCAGTGTCAATATCGGAGTTGTGGGTCATGTCGACCATGGCAAAACCACGCTCGTCAATGCGCTTACCGGTACATGGACAGACCGGCACAGCGAGGAGGTGAAGCGGGGTATCTCAATCCGACTCGGATATGCTGACGCGACTTTTTACCGGTGCGATAAGTGTGAAGGAACAGAAGCCTTCTCCACACACCCCGGATGCCCGGCCTGTGGTGGAACCGGCACTCCCTTCCGCTCCATATCATTTGTTGATGCACCCGGGCACGAGACGCTTATGGCGACAATGCTGTCCGGTTCTGCACTGATGGACGGTGCGATGCTCGTCATCGCTGCCAGTGAGAAATGCCCGCAGCCCCAGACAAAAGAACATTTGATGGCACTGGAGCTTGTCGGCATCAAAAATATCGTCATTGTCCAGAGCAAGATCGATGTGGTAAGCCAGAAAGAAGCGATCGATAACTACCACGAGATCAAGGCATTTGTCAAGGGTACCATTGCAGAAAATGCACCCATTGTTCCCGTCTCATCCCAGAAAGGGATCAATATGGGAGCGCTCGTGCAGGCTCTTGACAGTACAATACCTGAGCCGGTACGGGATCCGGATGCAGAACCATTGATGCTGATCGCCCGTTCGTTTGACGTGAATAAACCCGGCTGCAACTGGAAGGATGTGAAAGGCGGCGTTGTCGGGGGGTCTCTTATACGGGGCATCCTCCGAGCAGATGAGAAGATTGAGATCCGCCCCGGCAGACAGGTGCAGGTTGAGAACAAGATCAAATGGATCCCTATCACCACAACGATCACATCCATCAATGCCGGCTCCAAGAATGTGGAAGCGGCGACTCCCGGGGGACTCCTCGGGGTGGGTACAAAGCTCGATCCGGCACTGACCAAGAGCGATGCGCTTGCCGGCCAGGTGCTTGGACACGAGGGCAAACTTCCCCCGGTCTGGGAGAAGATCCGGTGCAGTGTAACCCTGATGGAACGGGTTGTTGGCGCTACAAGCGAGCTTATCATCGAGCCGCTTAAGCACAGCGAACCGTTGATGCTCTCTGTCGGTACCGCAGTAACCGTCGGAGTTGTGAGCAATACCAAGAAAGATCACGTTGAGATTGCGCTGAAGCGGCCTGTATGTGCAGAGATCGGTTCCAGGATCGCTATCAGCCGGCAGGTGGGAGCACGCTGGCGGTTAATCGGGATGGGTGTGCTGGGCGAGTGAAGGTCCTCCTGGACGCCAATGCACTGATGATGCCGGCACAGTTCCAGGTTGATCTCTTTGACGAGCTACGGATGCTCGTCGGAGCATTTGACCCGGTAGTACTCCCCGGAGTATTGCAGGAGCTGAACGGGCTTACCCGGGCAAAAGGCCGGGATGGTGCCGCTGCACGCTGCGGTCTTGCCCTTGCCGAAAAATGCACTATTGCACAGGTCAATGACCTGAAAGCAGGATCGGTTGATGGACAGGTAATCGAATATGCAGCCCAGAATAAGTGCCTGGTAGTAACCAATGACCGGCGCGTAAGAGACGCGTTGTTTGCCCAGGGTATCGGTGTAATTTCATTAAGAAATCAGAAAAAACTGGAGATTTTACGGAGGTAAAAAAATGTATCACAAATTGATGCTTGAGGATAAGGTACGGGTGCCCCCCCAGAGGCTGGGCGAGAAACTCGAAAAAGTGATCCTTGAGGTCCTGCAGGAGCAGCTGGAAGGCAGCATCGATAAGGAGATCGGGATCTTCATCTGCGTAACAAAAGTGCAGGACGTTGGAGAGGGAGAACTCGTTCCCGGAGATGGCGGCGTCTATTACGATGTGAAGTTTGAGGCGATGGTACTCAGGCTAGGATTACAGGAAGTCATCGAAGGCCTGGTTGTTGAAACCACGAGCTTCGGCGCATTCGTGAGCCTCGGCCCCATCGATGCAATGCTTCACGTGAGCCAGATTTCAGACGAGTATATCAATTACGATGAGAAGAACGCCCGGCTCATCTGCCAGGAATCAAAGAGGTTTATTGGCGTCGGCGATGTTGTCCGCGTACGGGTAGTTACCCTCTCTCTGAACGAACGCGAACCACGTGACAGCAAGATCGGCCTGACCATGCGACAGGCTGGACTTGGCACCGCACTCTGGCTCGAAGAAGAGATGAACAAGGAAAAAGAGAAGGCCAACCAGCCTGAAGGCGCAGTAAAGGCACCCGAGAAGGCAAAAGGCAAGAGGAAGGAGCATGCCTCCGGCGAATAAGAAGAAACAGGGAAAGGTCTGCCGTGACTGTCACCGCGTAGTTGACGGTGAGAACTGTGTCATCTGCGGTACCACCAACTTGAGCGAGGACTGGTCCGGTTACCTCGTCATGATTGATCCGGAAAACTCTGAAGTGGCAAAAAGGATGAACATCAAACTTCCGGGCCGCTACGCACTGAAGGTCCGTTGATGCTTACCCTTCCCGAAGAGCACCGTAAGCTCTTCAAGGATCCATTCGGGGAATTGCACCAGAGTATTGAGGAGATCATACCCCTCCTCACCAATAGTACCGTGTATGCTGTGGGAGATGTCGTTACCCACAACCTCCAGAGGAAAGGAATCACCCCCGCGATTGCCGTAATCGATGGGCATACGATGAGGTCCCCGTGCAGCCGGCTACCGGCACTCCGGGGAGAGTGCATAAATGTCAAAAACCCGGCCGGAACTCTCACTGATGAGTTGATCCGCGCACTCACGTATGCGGTTCTCCATCCACCGGTAACCATCAATGTGGATGGGGAAGAAGATCTCGCAGTTATCCCGCTTATCCTCGCAGCTCCCTTAGGGGCAATCGTACTCTATGGCCAACCGAACAAAGGGGTTGTTATGCGCACGGTGAACCGTGAGGCACAACAGACTGCCCGGCATTTCCTTGACCATTTTATACGCTCCGATGCATAAATTCTGATTTTAACCGCAACATGGGCATCTTTCATTTCCCGGCATCGTTTTTACCGGGGGAATTTTTTTCTCCGGAATAGGTCATAGTTTAAATAAACCGGTTTCCAATAATTACAGGATATCGATGGACTTTGAGATCACCAGCGATAAAAGGAATGAGCTTTTATCCAGAAGAGAGGTTCAGTTTACCCTCAAATACGAAGGAGCGACCCCCTCCCGCATGCAGATCATCGGCAAACTCTGCGCACTGCTCAACATAAAGGAGCACCAGGTTACCCTTGACACCCTGCACAGCAGCTTCGGCAAAACTGAAATCAGCGGTTCAGCCCGCATCTACGAGAACGAAGAGATTCGGAACAAAACCGAGCGCCCGCACCT
The sequence above is drawn from the Methanoregula sp. genome and encodes:
- a CDS encoding PIN domain-containing protein, whose protein sequence is MKVLLDANALMMPAQFQVDLFDELRMLVGAFDPVVLPGVLQELNGLTRAKGRDGAAARCGLALAEKCTIAQVNDLKAGSVDGQVIEYAAQNKCLVVTNDRRVRDALFAQGIGVISLRNQKKLEILRR
- a CDS encoding DNA-directed RNA polymerase; this translates as MYHKLMLEDKVRVPPQRLGEKLEKVILEVLQEQLEGSIDKEIGIFICVTKVQDVGEGELVPGDGGVYYDVKFEAMVLRLGLQEVIEGLVVETTSFGAFVSLGPIDAMLHVSQISDEYINYDEKNARLICQESKRFIGVGDVVRVRVVTLSLNEREPRDSKIGLTMRQAGLGTALWLEEEMNKEKEKANQPEGAVKAPEKAKGKRKEHASGE
- a CDS encoding translation initiation factor IF-2 subunit gamma, which encodes MHDVTVPSVNIGVVGHVDHGKTTLVNALTGTWTDRHSEEVKRGISIRLGYADATFYRCDKCEGTEAFSTHPGCPACGGTGTPFRSISFVDAPGHETLMATMLSGSALMDGAMLVIAASEKCPQPQTKEHLMALELVGIKNIVIVQSKIDVVSQKEAIDNYHEIKAFVKGTIAENAPIVPVSSQKGINMGALVQALDSTIPEPVRDPDAEPLMLIARSFDVNKPGCNWKDVKGGVVGGSLIRGILRADEKIEIRPGRQVQVENKIKWIPITTTITSINAGSKNVEAATPGGLLGVGTKLDPALTKSDALAGQVLGHEGKLPPVWEKIRCSVTLMERVVGATSELIIEPLKHSEPLMLSVGTAVTVGVVSNTKKDHVEIALKRPVCAEIGSRIAISRQVGARWRLIGMGVLGE
- a CDS encoding 30S ribosomal protein S24e; its protein translation is MDFEITSDKRNELLSRREVQFTLKYEGATPSRMQIIGKLCALLNIKEHQVTLDTLHSSFGKTEISGSARIYENEEIRNKTERPHLAARGMPKPKEEA
- the spt4 gene encoding transcription elongation factor subunit Spt4, with product MPPANKKKQGKVCRDCHRVVDGENCVICGTTNLSEDWSGYLVMIDPENSEVAKRMNIKLPGRYALKVR
- a CDS encoding GTP-dependent dephospho-CoA kinase family protein encodes the protein MLTLPEEHRKLFKDPFGELHQSIEEIIPLLTNSTVYAVGDVVTHNLQRKGITPAIAVIDGHTMRSPCSRLPALRGECINVKNPAGTLTDELIRALTYAVLHPPVTINVDGEEDLAVIPLILAAPLGAIVLYGQPNKGVVMRTVNREAQQTARHFLDHFIRSDA